A DNA window from Camelina sativa cultivar DH55 chromosome 17, Cs, whole genome shotgun sequence contains the following coding sequences:
- the LOC104756238 gene encoding DDT domain-containing protein DDR4 isoform X1, whose protein sequence is MGSSSDIVPDGSPHSPPEDAAPVTDTTTTVTIPKEEPSTLRRTRPSRACTVRAQQRLQELQAAERKLKQPKKEHKREQHRRKEEVVEEDEDADGDQEEDDDEDGDDENRQQQCVAGGSSSSGKIVTSLVPPPEPSQMPRWNLRSMWELASVLNFLHVFRPLLKINAEFSAEEFETALLSPNDTLSDIHIPLLKAIPPVTRMALTRDTWVTVLCRKIRDCWHWVAEGDLPIVASQGREIEVYKNLDPAIRVVILKALCDIRVEQEDIKSYIDNSLKTGVHLSVFRKDRVGGDSHGVNFWYEDDPLIGHRLYREIRKAEVLKVRTKGSKILPNITYQWETVATNFDEFQDVSEKLLQSTSRIEVSLGKKLTKDMLPEIEKEHKRKEKLLKKQHRQALLLDNFLVVDGLGGGRSLRDRKPVRYTFDDYDKSINEAIKVTKKKHPSPEHLLHRRESARLDALANGRSTSSSYPTEPVNDTASARSSDFADYDDFDEQRDESLDRRQDAVNRRRQRPQRYSATDFVETVSDNEVEFQSDDDIYGEAVYDEEYLKKRKQKKLSSGSEGDEEYKWDEDNAEYEEEEEEEEEEDSLSASEEDSDEPRRVKKMPRREPKVRSRSNDFRPGLRRSKRATRIDYQQYEFSESDKEATGLAKRKRLVEPDEHSDETGNGDFTMGSQDSEENANDPETKSGEEEVEEEEPREVNDNAETAYGKENNQLNKSNGTTDQEEVEGVVGKRRYLDLNELAPVSGFDDGPSTVLKDDDKTDLS, encoded by the exons ATGGGTTCCTCTTCCGATATCGTCCCTGACGGATCTCCCCACTCTCCCCCCGAAGATGCAGCTCCCGTTACGGataccaccaccaccgtcacAATTCCAAAGGAGGAGCCTTCCACGCTTAGGAGAACGCGTCCTTCACGTGCCTGTACTGTTAGGGCACAGCAGCGTCTTCAAGAACTGCAAGCGGCGGAGAGAAAGCTCAAGCAGCCTAAGAAGGAGCATAAACGAGAGCAGCATCGACGGAAGGAAGAGGTTgtagaggaagatgaagatgcgGATGGAGATcaagaggaggatgatgatgaggatggagATGATGAGAATCGTCAGCAGCAATGCGTCGCTGGAGGGAGTTCGAGTTCTGGTAAAATCGTTACTTCTCTTGTTCCTCCGCCTGAACCTTCGCAGATGCCGCGGTGGAATCTTCGTTCTATGTGGGAACTTGCTTCTGTGCTCAATTTCTTGCAT GTATTTAGACCGCTTTTGAAGATCAATGCTGAGTTCTCAGCCGAGGAGTTTGAGACGGCCTTGCTTTCTCCTAACGATACTTTGAGTGATATACATATTCCTCTGCTAAAG GCCATTCCTCCTGTAACTCGAATGGCCCTCACACGTGATACCTGGGTCACTGTCTTGTGCAGAAAAATAAGAGATTGCTGGCATTGG GTCGCAGAAGGGGACCTTCCTATTGTTGCCTCGCAAGG GAGGGAGATTGAAGTGTACAAGAATCTTGATCCAGCCATTCGTGTGGTGATTTTGAAAGCTTTATGTGATATCCGTGTTGAG CAAGAAGATATCAAGAGCTACATTGACAACTCTCTTAAAACTGGCGTTCATCTGTCAGTTTTCCGCAAAGATCGCGTTGGGGGTGATTCACATGGAGTTAATTTTTG GTATGAGGATGATCCCTTAATTGGTCACCGTTTATATCGGGAAATAAGGAAAGCAGAAGTGTTGAAGGTCAGAACAAAGGGTTCCAAGATTCTTCCTAACATAACATACCAATGGGAAACTGTTGCCACTAATTTCGATGAATTCCAAGACGTTTCT GAAAAACTTCTTCAAAGTACTAGTAGAATTGAAGTTTCTCTAGGGAAGAAGTTAACGAAAGATATGCTTCCTGAGATAGAAAAAGAACACAAG AGGAAAGAAAAACTGTTGAAAAAGCAACACAGACAGGCTCTTCTCCTTGATAACTTTTTGGTTGTTGATGGTCTTGGTGGTGGACGTTCTCTCCGTGATAGGAAGCCAGTTAGATACACTTTTG ATGATTATGATAAGTCCATAAATGAAGCTATCAAAGTAACAAA GAAGAAACATCCATCACCAGAACATCTTCTCCACAGAAGAGAATCTGCCAGATTGGACGCTCTTGCGAATGGCAGATCGACCAGTTCATCCTACCCTACTGAGCCTGTGAACGATACAGCATCTGCGAGATCTTCTGATTTTGCTGATTATGATGATTTTGATGAGCAGCGAGATGAATCTCTGGACAGAAGGCAAGACGCAGT TAACAGGCGCAGACAACGGCCCCAACGGTATTCAGCTACAGACTTTGTTGAAACTGTATCAGACAATGAGGTAGAGTTTCAAAGTGACGATGACATTTATGGGGAAGCAGTTTATGATGAAGAATACCTGAAGAAGCGCAAACAGAAGAAGCTCTCTAGTGGTTCTGAGGGAGATGAAGAGTACAAATGGGATGAAGACAATGCCGAgtatgaggaagaagaagaagaagaagaggaagaagattctcTTAGTGCAAGCGAAGAAGATAGTGATGAACCCCGGAGGGTTAAGAAAATGCCACGGAGAGAACCTAAGGTGAGATCAAGGTCAAATGATTTTCGGCCAGGCCTGAGACGTAGTAAAAGAGCCACAAGAATCGATTACCAACAATATGAGTTCTCAGAATCAGACAAAGAAGCAACAGGATTGGCGAAACGTAAGCGGTTGGTTGAGCCAGATGAACATTCTGATGAAACAGGGAATGGGGATTTCACGATGGGAAGTCAGGACTCTGAAGAAAATGCAAATGACCCAGAAACAAAatctggtgaagaagaagtagaagaagaagagccgaGAGAGGTCAATGACAATGCAGAGACAGCATATGGTAAAGAGAATAATCAACTTAACAAATCAAACGGCACAACAGACCAAGAAGAAGTTGAGGGTGTAGTAGGCAAAAGACGTTACCTCGACTTAAACGAGCTTGCCCCTGTATCTGGTTTTGATGATGGTCCAAGTACAGTATTGAAGGATGATGATAAGACAGACCTTTCATAA
- the LOC104756238 gene encoding DDT domain-containing protein DDR4 isoform X2, whose product MGSSSDIVPDGSPHSPPEDAAPVTDTTTTVTIPKEEPSTLRRTRPSRACTVRAQQRLQELQAAERKLKQPKKEHKREQHRRKEEVVEEDEDADGDQEEDDDEDGDDENRQQQCVAGGSSSSGKIVTSLVPPPEPSQMPRWNLRSMWELASVLNFLHVFRPLLKINAEFSAEEFETALLSPNDTLSDIHIPLLKAIPPVTRMALTRDTWVTVLCRKIRDCWHWVAEGDLPIVASQGREIEVYKNLDPAIRVVILKALCDIRVEQEDIKSYIDNSLKTGVHLSVFRKDRVGGDSHGVNFWYEDDPLIGHRLYREIRKAEVLKVRTKGSKILPNITYQWETVATNFDEFQDVSEKLLQSTSRIEVSLGKKLTKDMLPEIEKEHKRKEKLLKKQHRQALLLDNFLVVDGLGGGRSLRDRKPVRYTFDDYDKSINEAIKVTKKKHPSPEHLLHRRESARLDALANGRSTSSSYPTEPVNDTASARSSDFADYDDFDEQRDESLDRSNRRRQRPQRYSATDFVETVSDNEVEFQSDDDIYGEAVYDEEYLKKRKQKKLSSGSEGDEEYKWDEDNAEYEEEEEEEEEEDSLSASEEDSDEPRRVKKMPRREPKVRSRSNDFRPGLRRSKRATRIDYQQYEFSESDKEATGLAKRKRLVEPDEHSDETGNGDFTMGSQDSEENANDPETKSGEEEVEEEEPREVNDNAETAYGKENNQLNKSNGTTDQEEVEGVVGKRRYLDLNELAPVSGFDDGPSTVLKDDDKTDLS is encoded by the exons ATGGGTTCCTCTTCCGATATCGTCCCTGACGGATCTCCCCACTCTCCCCCCGAAGATGCAGCTCCCGTTACGGataccaccaccaccgtcacAATTCCAAAGGAGGAGCCTTCCACGCTTAGGAGAACGCGTCCTTCACGTGCCTGTACTGTTAGGGCACAGCAGCGTCTTCAAGAACTGCAAGCGGCGGAGAGAAAGCTCAAGCAGCCTAAGAAGGAGCATAAACGAGAGCAGCATCGACGGAAGGAAGAGGTTgtagaggaagatgaagatgcgGATGGAGATcaagaggaggatgatgatgaggatggagATGATGAGAATCGTCAGCAGCAATGCGTCGCTGGAGGGAGTTCGAGTTCTGGTAAAATCGTTACTTCTCTTGTTCCTCCGCCTGAACCTTCGCAGATGCCGCGGTGGAATCTTCGTTCTATGTGGGAACTTGCTTCTGTGCTCAATTTCTTGCAT GTATTTAGACCGCTTTTGAAGATCAATGCTGAGTTCTCAGCCGAGGAGTTTGAGACGGCCTTGCTTTCTCCTAACGATACTTTGAGTGATATACATATTCCTCTGCTAAAG GCCATTCCTCCTGTAACTCGAATGGCCCTCACACGTGATACCTGGGTCACTGTCTTGTGCAGAAAAATAAGAGATTGCTGGCATTGG GTCGCAGAAGGGGACCTTCCTATTGTTGCCTCGCAAGG GAGGGAGATTGAAGTGTACAAGAATCTTGATCCAGCCATTCGTGTGGTGATTTTGAAAGCTTTATGTGATATCCGTGTTGAG CAAGAAGATATCAAGAGCTACATTGACAACTCTCTTAAAACTGGCGTTCATCTGTCAGTTTTCCGCAAAGATCGCGTTGGGGGTGATTCACATGGAGTTAATTTTTG GTATGAGGATGATCCCTTAATTGGTCACCGTTTATATCGGGAAATAAGGAAAGCAGAAGTGTTGAAGGTCAGAACAAAGGGTTCCAAGATTCTTCCTAACATAACATACCAATGGGAAACTGTTGCCACTAATTTCGATGAATTCCAAGACGTTTCT GAAAAACTTCTTCAAAGTACTAGTAGAATTGAAGTTTCTCTAGGGAAGAAGTTAACGAAAGATATGCTTCCTGAGATAGAAAAAGAACACAAG AGGAAAGAAAAACTGTTGAAAAAGCAACACAGACAGGCTCTTCTCCTTGATAACTTTTTGGTTGTTGATGGTCTTGGTGGTGGACGTTCTCTCCGTGATAGGAAGCCAGTTAGATACACTTTTG ATGATTATGATAAGTCCATAAATGAAGCTATCAAAGTAACAAA GAAGAAACATCCATCACCAGAACATCTTCTCCACAGAAGAGAATCTGCCAGATTGGACGCTCTTGCGAATGGCAGATCGACCAGTTCATCCTACCCTACTGAGCCTGTGAACGATACAGCATCTGCGAGATCTTCTGATTTTGCTGATTATGATGATTTTGATGAGCAGCGAGATGAATCTCTGGACAGAAG TAACAGGCGCAGACAACGGCCCCAACGGTATTCAGCTACAGACTTTGTTGAAACTGTATCAGACAATGAGGTAGAGTTTCAAAGTGACGATGACATTTATGGGGAAGCAGTTTATGATGAAGAATACCTGAAGAAGCGCAAACAGAAGAAGCTCTCTAGTGGTTCTGAGGGAGATGAAGAGTACAAATGGGATGAAGACAATGCCGAgtatgaggaagaagaagaagaagaagaggaagaagattctcTTAGTGCAAGCGAAGAAGATAGTGATGAACCCCGGAGGGTTAAGAAAATGCCACGGAGAGAACCTAAGGTGAGATCAAGGTCAAATGATTTTCGGCCAGGCCTGAGACGTAGTAAAAGAGCCACAAGAATCGATTACCAACAATATGAGTTCTCAGAATCAGACAAAGAAGCAACAGGATTGGCGAAACGTAAGCGGTTGGTTGAGCCAGATGAACATTCTGATGAAACAGGGAATGGGGATTTCACGATGGGAAGTCAGGACTCTGAAGAAAATGCAAATGACCCAGAAACAAAatctggtgaagaagaagtagaagaagaagagccgaGAGAGGTCAATGACAATGCAGAGACAGCATATGGTAAAGAGAATAATCAACTTAACAAATCAAACGGCACAACAGACCAAGAAGAAGTTGAGGGTGTAGTAGGCAAAAGACGTTACCTCGACTTAAACGAGCTTGCCCCTGTATCTGGTTTTGATGATGGTCCAAGTACAGTATTGAAGGATGATGATAAGACAGACCTTTCATAA
- the LOC104756238 gene encoding DDT domain-containing protein DDR4 isoform X3 has translation MGSSSDIVPDGSPHSPPEDAAPVTDTTTTVTIPKEEPSTLRRTRPSRACTVRAQQRLQELQAAERKLKQPKKEHKREQHRRKEEVVEEDEDADGDQEEDDDEDGDDENRQQQCVAGGSSSSGKIVTSLVPPPEPSQMPRWNLRSMWELASVLNFLHVFRPLLKINAEFSAEEFETALLSPNDTLSDIHIPLLKAIPPVTRMALTRDTWVTVLCRKIRDCWHWVAEGDLPIVASQGREIEVYKNLDPAIRVVILKALCDIRVEQEDIKSYIDNSLKTGVHLSVFRKDRVGGDSHGVNFWYEDDPLIGHRLYREIRKAEVLKVRTKGSKILPNITYQWETVATNFDEFQDVSEKLLQSTSRIEVSLGKKLTKDMLPEIEKEHKRKEKLLKKQHRQALLLDNFLVVDGLGGGRSLRDRKPVRYTFDDYDKSINEAIKVTKKKHPSPEHLLHRRESARLDALANGRSTSSSYPTEPVNDTASARSSDFADYDDFDEQRDESLDRRRRQRPQRYSATDFVETVSDNEVEFQSDDDIYGEAVYDEEYLKKRKQKKLSSGSEGDEEYKWDEDNAEYEEEEEEEEEEDSLSASEEDSDEPRRVKKMPRREPKVRSRSNDFRPGLRRSKRATRIDYQQYEFSESDKEATGLAKRKRLVEPDEHSDETGNGDFTMGSQDSEENANDPETKSGEEEVEEEEPREVNDNAETAYGKENNQLNKSNGTTDQEEVEGVVGKRRYLDLNELAPVSGFDDGPSTVLKDDDKTDLS, from the exons ATGGGTTCCTCTTCCGATATCGTCCCTGACGGATCTCCCCACTCTCCCCCCGAAGATGCAGCTCCCGTTACGGataccaccaccaccgtcacAATTCCAAAGGAGGAGCCTTCCACGCTTAGGAGAACGCGTCCTTCACGTGCCTGTACTGTTAGGGCACAGCAGCGTCTTCAAGAACTGCAAGCGGCGGAGAGAAAGCTCAAGCAGCCTAAGAAGGAGCATAAACGAGAGCAGCATCGACGGAAGGAAGAGGTTgtagaggaagatgaagatgcgGATGGAGATcaagaggaggatgatgatgaggatggagATGATGAGAATCGTCAGCAGCAATGCGTCGCTGGAGGGAGTTCGAGTTCTGGTAAAATCGTTACTTCTCTTGTTCCTCCGCCTGAACCTTCGCAGATGCCGCGGTGGAATCTTCGTTCTATGTGGGAACTTGCTTCTGTGCTCAATTTCTTGCAT GTATTTAGACCGCTTTTGAAGATCAATGCTGAGTTCTCAGCCGAGGAGTTTGAGACGGCCTTGCTTTCTCCTAACGATACTTTGAGTGATATACATATTCCTCTGCTAAAG GCCATTCCTCCTGTAACTCGAATGGCCCTCACACGTGATACCTGGGTCACTGTCTTGTGCAGAAAAATAAGAGATTGCTGGCATTGG GTCGCAGAAGGGGACCTTCCTATTGTTGCCTCGCAAGG GAGGGAGATTGAAGTGTACAAGAATCTTGATCCAGCCATTCGTGTGGTGATTTTGAAAGCTTTATGTGATATCCGTGTTGAG CAAGAAGATATCAAGAGCTACATTGACAACTCTCTTAAAACTGGCGTTCATCTGTCAGTTTTCCGCAAAGATCGCGTTGGGGGTGATTCACATGGAGTTAATTTTTG GTATGAGGATGATCCCTTAATTGGTCACCGTTTATATCGGGAAATAAGGAAAGCAGAAGTGTTGAAGGTCAGAACAAAGGGTTCCAAGATTCTTCCTAACATAACATACCAATGGGAAACTGTTGCCACTAATTTCGATGAATTCCAAGACGTTTCT GAAAAACTTCTTCAAAGTACTAGTAGAATTGAAGTTTCTCTAGGGAAGAAGTTAACGAAAGATATGCTTCCTGAGATAGAAAAAGAACACAAG AGGAAAGAAAAACTGTTGAAAAAGCAACACAGACAGGCTCTTCTCCTTGATAACTTTTTGGTTGTTGATGGTCTTGGTGGTGGACGTTCTCTCCGTGATAGGAAGCCAGTTAGATACACTTTTG ATGATTATGATAAGTCCATAAATGAAGCTATCAAAGTAACAAA GAAGAAACATCCATCACCAGAACATCTTCTCCACAGAAGAGAATCTGCCAGATTGGACGCTCTTGCGAATGGCAGATCGACCAGTTCATCCTACCCTACTGAGCCTGTGAACGATACAGCATCTGCGAGATCTTCTGATTTTGCTGATTATGATGATTTTGATGAGCAGCGAGATGAATCTCTGGACAGAAG GCGCAGACAACGGCCCCAACGGTATTCAGCTACAGACTTTGTTGAAACTGTATCAGACAATGAGGTAGAGTTTCAAAGTGACGATGACATTTATGGGGAAGCAGTTTATGATGAAGAATACCTGAAGAAGCGCAAACAGAAGAAGCTCTCTAGTGGTTCTGAGGGAGATGAAGAGTACAAATGGGATGAAGACAATGCCGAgtatgaggaagaagaagaagaagaagaggaagaagattctcTTAGTGCAAGCGAAGAAGATAGTGATGAACCCCGGAGGGTTAAGAAAATGCCACGGAGAGAACCTAAGGTGAGATCAAGGTCAAATGATTTTCGGCCAGGCCTGAGACGTAGTAAAAGAGCCACAAGAATCGATTACCAACAATATGAGTTCTCAGAATCAGACAAAGAAGCAACAGGATTGGCGAAACGTAAGCGGTTGGTTGAGCCAGATGAACATTCTGATGAAACAGGGAATGGGGATTTCACGATGGGAAGTCAGGACTCTGAAGAAAATGCAAATGACCCAGAAACAAAatctggtgaagaagaagtagaagaagaagagccgaGAGAGGTCAATGACAATGCAGAGACAGCATATGGTAAAGAGAATAATCAACTTAACAAATCAAACGGCACAACAGACCAAGAAGAAGTTGAGGGTGTAGTAGGCAAAAGACGTTACCTCGACTTAAACGAGCTTGCCCCTGTATCTGGTTTTGATGATGGTCCAAGTACAGTATTGAAGGATGATGATAAGACAGACCTTTCATAA
- the LOC104756239 gene encoding transcription factor MYB35-like produces the protein MVRSCSSKSKNPWANEEDTTQKFVFASASKNGSAAPKKIGLRRCGKSCRVRKTDHSGTKHESFTSEEEDLIIKMHAAMGSRWQLIAQHLPGKTEEEVKMFWNTKLKKKLSEMGIDHVTHRPFSHVLAEYGNINGGGNLNPNPSNQGAPLGRNHSLNEDTHQQQPDDSGDLMFHLQAIKLMTESSNQVKPESTFVYASSSSSNSSPPLFSSTCSTIAQENSEVNFTWSDFLLDQENFHENQQNHNPQELDNLFGNDFSEVAAATMPNTLTIASQFEEESSSNGFVESILAKEKELFLGFPSYLENPFHF, from the exons atggtgagatcttgctcttcaaaatcaaagaatcCTTGGGCAAACGAAGAAGACACCACCCAAAAGTTTGTGTTTGCGTCTGCGTCTAAAAATGGATCTGCAGCTCCTAAGAAAATAG GACTTAGGAGATGTGGGAAGAGTTGCAGAGTGAGAAAGACTGATCATTCAGGAACAAAGCATGAGAGCTTCacttctgaagaagaagatctgatCATCAAGATGCACGCAGCAATGGGAAGCAG ATGGCAACTTATTGCACAACATTTACCAGgaaagacagaagaagaagtgaagatgTTTTGGAAcacaaaactaaagaagaaactGTCTGAAATGGGGATAGATCATGTCACTCACCGTCCCTTTTCTCACGTACTTGCTGAATACGGCAACATCAATGGTGGCGGGAAcctaaaccctaatccctcTAACCAAGGCGCACCTCTTGGACGTAATCACTCGCTCAACGAGGATACCCATCAACAACAACCTGATGATTCAGGAGATCTCATGTTTCATTTACAAGCAATCAAGCTTATGACCGAGTCATCGAACCAAGTCAAGCCAGAGTCAACGTTTGTGTAcgcctcttcgtcttcttctaatTCGTCTCCTCCATTGTTCTCTTCAACCTGTTCAACAATAGCTCAAGAGAATTCAGAGGTTAACTTCACTTGGTCTGACTTTCTTCTTGACCAAGAAAACTTTCATGAAAACCAACAGAATCATAACCCTCAAGAACTAGACAATTTGTTCGGCAACGACTTCTCTGAGGTAGCAGCAGCTACGATGCCTAATACATTAACAATAGCTTCTCAGTTTGAAGAAGAATCTTCGAGCAACGGGTTCGTAGAATCGATTTTAGCTAAAGAAAAAGAGTTGTTCTTGGGATTTCCCAGCTATTTGGAGAACCCTTTCCATTTttag
- the LOC104756240 gene encoding germin-like protein subfamily T member 1, which produces MMTTLQISSSSLFISFLLTLSLFVIPSLSSDSDPLQDFCVGDLKASPSINGFPCKSAVSASDFFYSGLGGPLDTSNPNGANVAPANVLTFPGLNTLGISMNNVELAPGGVNSPHLHPRATEVGTVIEGSVFVGFLTTNNTLFSKVLNAGEAFVIPRGLVHFQWNVGQVKARLITAFNSQLPGAVILPNTLFGSNPEIPNAVLTRAFRTDDTTVHNLKSKFAG; this is translated from the coding sequence ATGATGACTACTCTccaaatctcttcttcttctcttttcatatCTTTCCTTCTAACTCTTAGTCTCTTTGTAATCCCATCTCTCTCATCTGATTCTGATCCTTTGCAAGACTTTTGCGTTGGCGATCTCAAAGCGTCTCCCTCCATCAATGGCTTCCCTTGCAAGTCAGCCGTCTCTGCTTCTGACTTCTTCTACTCCGGCTTAGGTGGTCCCTTAGACACCTCGAACCCTAACGGCGCAAATGTTGCTCCCGCCAACGTCCTTACCTTTCCAGGTCTAAACACTTTAGGAATCTCGATGAACAACGTTGAACTAGCTCCAGGCGGCGTGAACTCGCCTCACTTGCACCCGCGTGCAACCGAAGTAGGAACTGTGATAGAAGGCTCGGTCTTTGTAGGGTTCTTGACTACGAACAACACTCTTTTCTCAAAGGTTTTGAATGCGGGAGAGGCGTTTGTTATCCCTAGAGGATTGGTTCATTTCCAATGGAACGTTGGCCAAGTGAAAGCACGTTTGATAACCGCTTTTAACAGCCAGCTCCCAGGAGCAGTTATTTTGCCTAATACTCTGTTTGGTTCTAACCCTGAGATTCCAAACGCAGTGTTGACCAGAGCGTTTAGGACTGATGATACAACTGTGCACAATCTCAAGTCCAAGTTTGCTGGTTGA